Proteins encoded within one genomic window of Triticum aestivum cultivar Chinese Spring chromosome 2D, IWGSC CS RefSeq v2.1, whole genome shotgun sequence:
- the LOC123052257 gene encoding omega-hydroxypalmitate O-feruloyl transferase, with translation MVAEAKQNGVATMAGSKVQLMSVKRGEPTLVSPAEATPTGEQHYLSNLDQNIAVIVQTVYCFKCPSGRGNEGAADALRAALARVLVHYHPLAGRLGISPEMKLIVECTGEGVPFVEAEAACDLALIGDLSTPDPAALGQLVYSVPGAKNILEMPPMTAQVTRFECGGFSLGLAMNHCMFDGLGAMEFVNSWAEMARGATELTVPPFLDRSVLRARDPPVISNPHHEFEEIADVSEMAALYGGQELVYRSFCFDPDRLERVRGLALADGDLERCTTFEALSGLVWRARTRALGLAPEQQTKLLFAVDGRRRFVPPLPKGYFGNGIVLTNALATAGDLLSAPVSRAAGKVQEAVRMVTDEYMRSAVDYFEATRARPSLASTLLITTWSRLAFNGADFGWGEPTMSGPVTLPEKEVILFLAHGKERKSINVLLGLPASAMDTFQELMDEI, from the exons ATG GTTGCGGAGGCGAAGCAGAACGGCGTGGCCACCATGGCGGGCAGCAAGGTGCAGCTGATGTCGGTGAAGCGCGGCGAGCCGACGCTGGTGTCGCCGGCGGAGGCCACGCCGACGGGGGAGCAGCACTACCTGTCCAACTTGGACCAGAACATCGCGGTGATCGTGCAGACCGTGTACTGCTTCAAGTGCCCATCGGGCCGCGGCAACGAAGGTGCCGCGGACGCGCTCCGGGCTGCGCTGGCTCGCGTGCTCGTCCACTACCACCCGCTCGCCGGCCGCCTCGGCATCAGCCCGGAGATGAAGCTCATCGTGGAGTGCACCGGCGAGGGCGTCCCGTTCGTGGAGGCTGAGGCTGCTTGCGACCTCGCCCTCATCGGGGACCTCTCCACCCCGGACCCCGCCGCGCTGGGCCAGCTCGTGTACTCCGTCCCCGGCGCCAAGAACATCCTCGAGATGCCGCCCATGACGGCGCAG GTGACCAGGTTCGAATGTGGCGGCTTCAGCCTCGGGTTGGCCATGAACCACTGCATGTTCGACGGTCTGGGCGCCATGGAGTTCGTCAACTCCTGGGCCGAGATGGCGCGCGGCGCCACGGAGCTCACCGTGCCACCGTTCCTCGACCGCTCCGTGCTCCGCGCGCGCGACCCTCCGGTGATCTCCAACCCGCACCACGAGTTCGAGGAGATCGCTGACGTTTCGGAAATGGCGGCGCTCTACGGCGGCCAGGAGCTGGTGTACCGCTCCTTCTGCTTCGACCCGGACAGGCTTGAGCGTGTCCGCGGTCTCGCCCTCGCCGACGGGGATCTCGAGCGCTGCACCACCTTCGAGGCGCTTTCCGGCCTCGTCTGGCGCGCTCGCACCCGCGCGCTGGGGCTCGCGCCGGAGCAGCAGACGAAGCTGCTGTTCGCCGTGGACGGGCGGCGCCGCTTCGTGCCTCCGCTCCCAAAGGGGTACTTCGGGAACGGCATCGTGCTGACCAACGCCCTAGCGACGGCGGGGGATCTGCTGTCGGCGCCAGTGTCGCGCGCGGCCGGGAAGGTACAGGAGGCCGTGCGGATGGTGACGGACGAGTATATGCGGTCGGCGGTGGACTATTTTGAGGCGACGCGCGCACGGCCGTCACTGGCGTCGACGCTGCTCATCACCACGTGGTCGCGGCTCGCGTTCAACGGCGCCGACTTCGGCTGGGGCGAGCCGACCATGTCCGGTCCAGtcacgctgccggagaaggaggtcaTACTCTTCCTCGCGCACGGCAAGGAGAGGAAGAGCATCAACGTCCTGCTCGGCCTGCCGGCGTCCGCCATGGACACTTTCCAAGAGCTCATGGACGAGATATGA